The Fictibacillus arsenicus genome contains a region encoding:
- a CDS encoding cytochrome ubiquinol oxidase subunit I, with amino-acid sequence MDTVVLARAFFGTSLGFHIIFATLGVGLPLMIVIAEIIHQVKGDNDYAIMAKRWTKAFAVLLGVAIPSGTIVGVQLSLLWPGFMEIVGKVISLPFQIEIFAFFLEALFMSIYVYAADRLPRYFRLISVFFVAFGAVASAILITAVNTWMNTPDGFKIKPDGTIYDVHPWDAFFNPSFVSSAFHVAITAYMTGAFAVASVAAFKLLKKRSDRERAYHLKGLFMSLAVAFTMSFVSALSGHHSAQILHQYSPEKLAAAEGLFETQRYAPLAIGGFTDPKTEEVKYGIEIPWALSWLAAGKFDTEVKGLYEFPRETWPPFYVHTLFNLMVGIGTLLLGLAGITLLYWWFFIKKRGKPFPKWLLWSLVLSGPLSMLCIEFGWVFSCSGRQPWTIYRVQTTAEAATRNENLGMLFLLFLLLYALLSVLTILILTAYFKRNPVSKDMDKLYG; translated from the coding sequence ATGGACACAGTTGTATTAGCGAGAGCGTTTTTTGGCACATCACTCGGATTTCATATCATTTTTGCTACCCTCGGTGTTGGTCTTCCATTAATGATTGTTATCGCAGAAATCATCCACCAAGTAAAAGGAGACAATGACTATGCCATAATGGCAAAACGCTGGACTAAGGCGTTTGCTGTTTTATTAGGAGTTGCTATCCCATCTGGAACTATAGTAGGTGTCCAGCTTTCTTTACTTTGGCCTGGGTTCATGGAAATCGTAGGTAAAGTAATCTCATTGCCATTTCAGATTGAAATATTTGCTTTTTTCTTAGAAGCTCTTTTCATGTCAATCTATGTGTATGCTGCTGACAGGCTTCCAAGGTACTTCCGCCTGATCTCTGTTTTCTTTGTTGCCTTTGGGGCTGTTGCTTCAGCTATTCTCATTACTGCGGTAAATACATGGATGAATACGCCTGACGGCTTTAAGATTAAGCCAGATGGCACGATCTATGATGTTCATCCATGGGACGCATTCTTTAACCCGAGTTTCGTATCTTCTGCGTTCCACGTAGCGATTACTGCTTATATGACAGGTGCTTTCGCTGTAGCATCAGTAGCCGCATTCAAACTATTGAAAAAGCGTTCTGACCGGGAACGAGCTTATCACCTTAAAGGATTGTTCATGTCTCTTGCGGTTGCTTTTACGATGAGTTTCGTATCTGCTTTATCAGGGCATCACTCGGCGCAGATTCTTCATCAGTATTCTCCTGAGAAACTAGCAGCTGCGGAAGGTTTATTTGAAACACAGCGATATGCACCTCTGGCGATTGGCGGTTTCACCGATCCGAAGACAGAAGAAGTAAAATACGGCATCGAAATTCCTTGGGCATTGAGCTGGCTTGCAGCAGGAAAGTTTGATACAGAAGTAAAAGGTTTGTATGAATTCCCCCGGGAAACATGGCCGCCATTTTACGTGCATACTTTATTTAACTTAATGGTGGGCATTGGAACACTTTTGTTAGGACTTGCAGGAATCACATTGTTGTATTGGTGGTTCTTTATTAAGAAAAGGGGCAAACCTTTCCCTAAATGGCTGCTATGGTCTCTCGTTTTATCTGGTCCGCTTTCCATGCTGTGCATTGAATTTGGCTGGGTATTCAGCTGCAGCGGCAGACAGCCATGGACCATTTACAGAGTTCAGACAACTGCAGAAGCTGCCACAAGGAATGAAAATCTCGGAATGCTTTTTCTCTTGTTTTTACTTTTGTATGCTCTATTAAGTGTTTTGACGATTTTAATATTGACTGCTTATTTCAAACGCAATCCAGTGTCTAAAGATATGGATAAACTATACGGATAG
- a CDS encoding cytochrome d ubiquinol oxidase subunit II: MSEEVLAILIMWSFIFVYSIFGSIDFGAGFWAMVYNNHKTMAGKIANRFLSPTWEITNTFLVLLVVAFVGFFPKGAYTLGTVMLVPVSLILFFLAIRSAFMVFSYSVQGYRKTMFFISGISGLLIPSLLIAVLPISQGGFISVDGETQSLLLGKLFSSPTLYLYVVFGLTSELYLSSLFLADYSRVSNREDAYRLYRGNAIFLGPLTLLSALFTLLFMAPEAGWLVDNLMDQKIWFILSLIAFCIAYGSLWWPKQNRPGIGRPRFTLLATVLQYGLASVGYGLAHLPYIVYPDLTIYEAFTATETFYSLMIMYIVGLAILTPGFYVFWRLFLKDKRYLQQD, from the coding sequence ATGAGTGAAGAGGTACTTGCGATACTCATCATGTGGAGCTTCATCTTTGTCTACAGTATTTTTGGCTCGATTGATTTTGGCGCAGGATTTTGGGCGATGGTTTATAACAATCACAAAACAATGGCAGGAAAGATCGCAAACCGTTTTCTTTCGCCGACATGGGAGATAACGAATACTTTTCTTGTCCTTTTGGTTGTAGCGTTCGTAGGGTTCTTTCCAAAAGGTGCCTATACGCTTGGAACTGTAATGCTTGTCCCAGTATCGCTGATCTTATTTTTTCTGGCTATCCGGAGTGCATTTATGGTATTTTCCTATTCTGTACAAGGCTATCGGAAGACGATGTTTTTTATTTCAGGAATTTCAGGGCTATTAATCCCTTCCCTGCTAATCGCAGTACTTCCTATTTCACAGGGAGGATTTATCAGTGTTGATGGAGAGACACAAAGCCTTTTATTAGGAAAGCTTTTTTCCAGTCCTACTTTATATCTGTACGTGGTATTCGGACTGACTTCCGAGCTGTATCTATCTTCGCTTTTTTTAGCTGACTATTCGCGTGTTTCCAATAGAGAGGATGCCTATCGGCTATATCGCGGAAATGCGATATTTCTTGGACCGCTGACACTGTTATCCGCTCTATTCACTCTTTTATTTATGGCGCCAGAAGCTGGCTGGCTTGTTGACAACCTTATGGATCAAAAAATATGGTTCATTTTATCATTAATCGCATTCTGCATCGCCTATGGCTCTCTTTGGTGGCCAAAACAAAACCGCCCAGGGATTGGACGGCCAAGGTTTACACTGCTCGCAACAGTATTACAATATGGGCTGGCAAGCGTCGGATATGGACTAGCACATCTGCCATATATCGTCTATCCTGATCTAACCATCTATGAGGCTTTCACTGCAACAGAAACTTTCTACTCATTAATGATTATGTATATAGTAGGTCTCGCCATATTAACACCAGGTTTCTATGTTTTCTGGCGGCTATTCTTAAAAGACAAACGATATTTGCAGCAGGATTAA
- a CDS encoding DUF1294 domain-containing protein, translating to MNTVAYLVMKKDKLYAQEGNWRTPESRLWMLAIAGGAPGMWLAMKKFRHKTKHPSFRNGLPVLSIFITVIAGWFL from the coding sequence ATGAATACAGTTGCTTACTTGGTCATGAAAAAAGACAAATTATATGCACAAGAAGGAAATTGGCGTACGCCTGAATCAAGACTATGGATGCTTGCTATTGCTGGAGGAGCTCCTGGTATGTGGCTTGCGATGAAGAAATTCCGCCACAAAACGAAGCATCCGTCATTTCGTAACGGCTTGCCGGTTCTAAGTATTTTTATTACTGTTATCGCAGGTTGGTTTTTGTAG
- the rplT gene encoding 50S ribosomal protein L20: MPRVKGGYVTRRRRKKVLKLAKGYFGSKHKLFKVAQQQVFKSLMYAYRDRRQKKRDFRKLWITRINAAARTNGLSYSRLMHGLKLAGIDINRKMLSEIAITDEKAFAELASKAKDSLKA, encoded by the coding sequence ATGCCAAGAGTAAAAGGTGGCTATGTAACACGTCGTCGTCGTAAAAAAGTTCTTAAGCTAGCTAAAGGCTATTTCGGTTCCAAACATAAATTATTTAAAGTAGCACAACAACAAGTATTCAAATCTTTAATGTACGCTTACCGTGACCGTCGTCAAAAGAAGCGTGACTTCCGTAAGCTTTGGATCACTCGTATCAACGCTGCTGCACGCACAAACGGTCTTTCTTACAGCCGTTTAATGCACGGTCTTAAACTTGCGGGTATCGACATCAACCGTAAGATGCTTTCTGAAATCGCAATTACTGACGAAAAAGCTTTCGCAGAATTGGCTTCAAAAGCAAAAGACAGCCTAAAAGCTTAA
- the rpmI gene encoding 50S ribosomal protein L35, translated as MPKMKTHKGAAKRFRKTGSGKLKRASAYTSHLFANKSTKAKRKLRKAKLVNSGDYKRIRTLLTYKKR; from the coding sequence ATGCCTAAAATGAAAACTCATAAAGGTGCTGCAAAGCGCTTTAGAAAAACTGGATCAGGTAAATTAAAGCGTGCGAGCGCTTATACAAGTCACTTGTTTGCTAACAAGTCTACGAAAGCTAAGCGTAAGCTTCGCAAAGCGAAACTTGTTAACAGTGGTGACTACAAGCGTATCCGTACATTGTTAACTTACAAAAAACGTTAA
- the infC gene encoding translation initiation factor IF-3 — MSVNEGIRAREVRLIGPDGSQLGIKTRQEALDLAANANLDLVLVAATAKPPVCRIMDYGKFKYEQQRKDREARKNQKVITTKEIRLSPTIEENDFNTKLRNARKFLEKGDKVKASIRFRGRAITHSQIGKTVLEKLAKECEDLSTVETSPKMEGRSMFLILAPKAEK, encoded by the coding sequence ATGTCTGTCAATGAAGGCATTCGTGCACGTGAGGTACGCTTAATCGGTCCTGATGGAAGCCAGCTTGGCATTAAAACAAGACAGGAAGCTTTAGACCTTGCGGCAAACGCAAATCTTGACCTTGTACTCGTTGCTGCAACTGCTAAACCGCCAGTATGTCGTATAATGGACTACGGTAAGTTTAAATACGAGCAACAGCGTAAAGATCGAGAAGCACGAAAAAATCAAAAAGTCATTACGACTAAAGAAATTCGTTTAAGTCCAACAATTGAGGAAAACGACTTCAATACGAAGCTTAGAAATGCTCGTAAGTTCCTTGAAAAAGGCGACAAAGTAAAGGCAAGTATTCGTTTCCGTGGACGTGCAATCACTCATTCTCAAATCGGAAAAACGGTATTGGAGAAATTAGCGAAAGAATGTGAAGATCTTTCTACGGTGGAAACATCACCAAAAATGGAAGGCCGAAGCATGTTTCTTATCCTAGCACCTAAAGCCGAAAAATAA
- the thrS gene encoding threonine--tRNA ligase: MSSISITFPDGSLKEFPKGVTSEQVAESISPSLKKKAVAGKVNGQLYDFSRPIEEDASIEIVMQDSQEGLEMTRHSNAHLLAQALKRLYPDVKLGIGPVIDNGFYYDVDMSHNLTPEDLPAIEKEMKKIVNENLPIVRKEVTREEALEIYEKLNDHLKLELIRDLPEGEKITIYEQGEFFDLCRGPHVPSTGKIKAYKLMSISGAYWRGDSDNQMLQRIYGSAFLSQKDLDEYLHFIEEAQKRDHRKLGKELELFMFSEEAPGMPFYLPNGQTIRTELENFSRELQRQVDYDEVRTPFMMNQRLWEQSGHWDHYHENMYFSEVDDTKFAMKPMNCPGHMLIFKNKLHSYRDLPVRMAEFGQVHRHEYSGALNGMIRVRTFCQDDAHIFVTPQQIESEIKNVFKLVDKIYSTFGFEYSVELSTRPEDSMGDDRLWEQAEGALKNVLEDLGMNYHLNEGDGAFYGPKIDFHIKDALKRSHQCATIQLDFQMPEKFDLTYVDENNQKVRPVVIHRAIYGSIDRFLGILVEHFAGAFPTWLAPVQVKLIPVSDVHNEYAYKLQEDLKEHAVRVEIDTRNEKMGYKIREAQMKKIPYMLVLGDKEIEDNAVNVRKYGEQKSETVSYEDFRDKILAQINEKR; this comes from the coding sequence ATGTCGTCAATTTCAATTACATTCCCAGACGGATCGCTCAAGGAATTTCCAAAAGGAGTAACTTCAGAACAAGTTGCTGAAAGTATCAGCCCTAGCTTAAAGAAAAAAGCTGTAGCAGGAAAAGTAAACGGGCAATTGTATGACTTTTCACGCCCGATTGAAGAAGATGCATCGATTGAGATCGTAATGCAGGATTCACAAGAAGGTCTTGAGATGACTAGACACTCTAACGCTCACTTGCTCGCTCAAGCGCTAAAGCGTTTGTATCCAGATGTAAAGCTTGGAATCGGCCCGGTGATCGATAACGGTTTTTATTATGATGTAGACATGTCTCATAATTTAACACCAGAAGACCTTCCTGCGATTGAAAAAGAAATGAAAAAAATTGTTAATGAGAATCTTCCGATCGTCCGTAAAGAAGTAACTCGTGAAGAAGCTCTTGAAATTTATGAGAAATTAAATGATCATTTAAAACTTGAATTGATCCGTGACCTTCCTGAAGGAGAAAAAATTACGATCTATGAACAAGGTGAGTTCTTTGACCTTTGCCGCGGACCGCATGTACCTTCAACTGGTAAAATCAAAGCCTATAAACTAATGAGCATCTCTGGAGCTTACTGGCGCGGAGACAGTGACAACCAAATGCTTCAGCGTATCTATGGATCTGCATTCTTAAGCCAAAAAGATCTTGATGAGTATCTGCACTTTATTGAAGAAGCACAAAAACGTGATCACCGTAAACTTGGAAAAGAATTAGAACTCTTCATGTTCTCAGAAGAAGCGCCTGGAATGCCTTTCTATCTTCCGAACGGTCAAACAATTCGTACAGAGCTTGAAAATTTCTCGCGTGAACTTCAGCGTCAAGTTGATTATGATGAAGTGCGTACACCATTTATGATGAATCAGCGCCTATGGGAGCAATCCGGGCACTGGGATCACTATCACGAAAACATGTATTTCTCTGAAGTAGATGATACAAAGTTCGCGATGAAGCCGATGAACTGCCCAGGCCATATGCTTATCTTTAAAAATAAGCTTCACTCTTACAGAGACCTGCCAGTACGTATGGCTGAATTTGGCCAGGTACACCGCCACGAATACAGCGGTGCATTAAATGGTATGATCCGTGTACGTACTTTCTGCCAGGATGACGCACATATTTTTGTAACACCACAACAGATTGAAAGTGAAATTAAAAACGTATTTAAGTTAGTTGATAAAATTTACAGCACATTCGGTTTTGAGTACTCAGTAGAACTTTCAACTCGTCCTGAAGATTCTATGGGTGATGACCGTTTATGGGAACAAGCTGAAGGTGCATTGAAGAATGTATTAGAAGATCTGGGTATGAACTATCACCTTAACGAAGGTGACGGCGCATTCTATGGTCCGAAAATCGACTTCCACATTAAAGATGCACTTAAGAGAAGTCATCAGTGCGCAACAATTCAGCTGGATTTCCAGATGCCTGAAAAGTTCGACCTTACTTACGTAGATGAAAATAACCAAAAGGTTCGTCCGGTCGTTATTCACCGTGCGATCTATGGTTCGATCGACCGTTTCTTAGGAATTTTAGTCGAGCATTTTGCAGGTGCATTCCCAACTTGGCTGGCACCCGTACAAGTGAAGCTGATCCCTGTATCTGATGTTCATAACGAATACGCGTATAAACTGCAAGAAGACTTGAAAGAACATGCGGTACGTGTTGAAATCGACACAAGAAATGAGAAGATGGGTTATAAGATCCGTGAAGCTCAAATGAAGAAGATCCCTTACATGCTCGTTCTAGGCGATAAAGAAATTGAAGACAATGCTGTAAACGTTCGTAAATATGGCGAGCAAAAATCAGAAACAGTTTCTTATGAAGATTTTAGAGACAAGATTCTAGCTCAAATTAACGAAAAAAGATAA
- the ytxC gene encoding sporulation protein YtxC, producing MITIAFSHPSDGIAVLKKMIRTAVKFKINPSFAKLSDASSKILELHIHDNKEFILDVLTEFTRNKVEDICLKEMIEHAFFYSDSAEQKEIFSISKSIILGEIEGIPEVKSLPCLSGLIRGQWKSILAEKRNFLEFEAFLKFRLKDYLATLLRIVECAIDEYKLELEYQLFIEQLRTCLSKQKSIFKNDIVIIFDYENVVIFDEQQNQLSKTELKNLHDRAMKLTNAVNLDERLLGPLIGLAPSSARIYAYDMDHPLLQTVKNIFQEKVIISPIEKMSLKGNPYPYKKKS from the coding sequence TTGATCACGATCGCTTTTTCACACCCGTCTGACGGAATCGCTGTCCTAAAAAAAATGATCCGGACGGCAGTCAAATTTAAAATTAACCCTTCCTTTGCCAAATTATCTGATGCTTCTTCAAAAATTCTTGAACTGCACATACATGATAATAAAGAATTCATTTTGGATGTGTTAACGGAATTTACAAGGAATAAGGTAGAAGATATTTGTTTAAAGGAAATGATTGAACATGCCTTTTTTTATAGCGACTCTGCTGAACAGAAGGAAATATTTTCAATATCTAAGAGCATTATCTTAGGGGAAATCGAAGGGATCCCAGAGGTCAAAAGCTTGCCATGTCTGAGTGGACTCATACGAGGTCAGTGGAAGTCTATCTTAGCTGAAAAAAGAAACTTCTTAGAGTTTGAAGCGTTTTTAAAGTTTCGTCTTAAAGATTATTTAGCAACTTTGCTTAGGATTGTTGAATGTGCTATTGATGAATATAAATTAGAGCTTGAGTATCAATTATTTATTGAACAATTACGTACGTGCTTATCAAAACAAAAATCTATTTTTAAAAATGATATTGTAATTATATTTGATTATGAGAATGTAGTTATATTTGATGAACAGCAAAATCAGCTATCAAAAACTGAACTAAAGAACTTGCATGATAGGGCAATGAAATTAACGAATGCCGTTAACTTAGATGAACGACTCCTCGGACCTTTAATCGGATTAGCTCCTTCATCTGCCCGGATTTATGCATATGATATGGATCACCCGCTTCTGCAAACGGTAAAGAATATTTTTCAAGAGAAGGTTATAATATCACCAATTGAGAAGATGTCTTTAAAGGGTAACCCGTATCCGTATAAAAAAAAGTCATAA
- a CDS encoding amino acid ABC transporter permease — translation MDYSLQIIGNYMPLFLKGTWVTIQLSLLAILFGTILGLFIGLGKMTKQPLINLPCNWYISFFRGTPLLVQILLIHSALMPLIMKPPNVFVSSVLALSLNAAAYIAEIFRAGIQSIDKGQMEAARSLGMNHVQAMKHVILPQASRRMIPPLGNEFIVLIKDSSLVSIIATPELMYYARAMMGQYYRPWEPYMTAALMYLILTLGMAYILSKIERKFVYD, via the coding sequence ATGGATTATTCTTTACAAATCATAGGAAACTACATGCCCCTGTTTTTAAAAGGGACATGGGTAACGATACAGCTTTCATTGCTGGCCATACTGTTTGGAACGATATTGGGCCTGTTTATCGGATTAGGGAAAATGACGAAACAGCCTCTCATTAACTTGCCTTGTAACTGGTACATCAGCTTCTTTCGGGGAACTCCATTGCTTGTTCAGATTTTACTGATTCATTCAGCTCTAATGCCGCTTATTATGAAACCGCCTAATGTTTTTGTTTCCAGTGTTTTAGCATTGTCGTTAAATGCAGCGGCTTACATTGCAGAGATTTTCCGGGCTGGAATTCAGTCAATCGATAAAGGCCAGATGGAAGCAGCAAGGTCATTAGGAATGAATCATGTACAAGCTATGAAACATGTTATACTTCCTCAAGCTTCGAGAAGAATGATACCGCCTCTTGGAAACGAATTTATAGTATTAATAAAAGATTCATCACTCGTATCCATCATTGCTACACCAGAATTAATGTATTATGCCCGGGCAATGATGGGCCAGTATTATCGGCCTTGGGAACCATACATGACTGCAGCTCTCATGTATTTAATTCTGACTCTCGGTATGGCTTATATCCTTTCCAAAATTGAACGAAAATTTGTTTATGATTAA
- a CDS encoding basic amino acid ABC transporter substrate-binding protein: MKQKLKMGVIGLSAVFLVACGAGSGDKLTIGTDAAYAPFESLDGDKIVGFDADLLDAVMKEAGLEYEMKNTGWEPLFIALQNDEVDAGISAITINDDRKKTYDFSSPYFESINMILAKEGTSIKSAKDLEGKKVSVQNGTTGQEALEKMFGANENIKKFDNNTLAIQALLNGEVEAVVADNAVVQEYAKNNPDKKLVTISDKENFESEFYGIIFPKDGKHQEEINKAMKKVIEDGKYADIYKKWFGEEPNVDALKQ; encoded by the coding sequence ATGAAACAGAAATTAAAAATGGGTGTCATCGGGTTATCTGCAGTATTCCTAGTAGCCTGCGGAGCTGGTTCTGGGGATAAATTAACAATCGGAACAGATGCAGCATACGCCCCTTTCGAATCTTTGGATGGGGACAAGATTGTTGGTTTCGATGCGGACTTGCTTGATGCGGTAATGAAAGAGGCTGGTCTCGAATACGAAATGAAGAACACAGGCTGGGAGCCGTTATTTATTGCGCTTCAGAATGATGAGGTGGATGCAGGTATTTCTGCTATTACAATTAATGATGACAGAAAGAAAACGTACGATTTTTCTTCACCATATTTTGAATCTATCAATATGATTCTTGCTAAAGAAGGAACGTCAATAAAAAGCGCAAAAGATCTGGAAGGTAAAAAAGTAAGCGTTCAAAATGGTACAACAGGGCAGGAAGCTTTGGAGAAAATGTTCGGGGCTAACGAGAACATCAAAAAATTTGATAATAATACACTGGCGATACAAGCCCTTTTAAATGGGGAAGTGGAAGCGGTAGTCGCAGACAATGCTGTTGTTCAGGAATATGCAAAAAATAATCCGGACAAAAAGCTTGTAACGATTTCTGATAAGGAAAACTTTGAAAGTGAGTTCTACGGCATAATTTTTCCAAAAGACGGTAAGCATCAGGAAGAAATCAATAAAGCTATGAAAAAAGTTATTGAAGATGGCAAGTATGCTGATATCTATAAAAAATGGTTTGGTGAAGAACCGAATGTAGATGCATTGAAACAATAA